In bacterium, the genomic window CCGGGCCGGACCAGCCGCCGGCGCCGCCCGCGGCGGCGGCCCCGCCGCCCGCCGCCAAGCCGACGAAGAAGACGACGGCGCGCAAACCGGCGAAGAAGGCCCCGGGCCGGCCGGCCGCCGGCCCGGCGGAGGCCCGCCCGAAGGGCGCGGCCCCGAAGCCCGCCGCGGACAAGGGGACCCCGGGCAAGGAGGCGGCGAAGACGCCCGCGCGCCGGACGGCCAAGAAGGCGACGGCCCGCAAGACCCCGCCCAAGGACTAGCCGGCGATGACCGGGGAGCGCGTGGACCTCACCAGGGAGCCGAACTGGCGCGAGCTGCTGGAGTTCCACCGCTCCGAGTCGCCCGTCCTCTACGAGAAGATCATCCGCCACTTCCTCCTCGTGCTGATCGAGGAGGGCCTCATGACGCTCGACGAGCTCGAGGCCCAGGTCTCGCGCGTCGCCGGCGACGCCGACTTCCTGCACTGGTCCAACCCCAACCGTCCCGCGCCCTCGCTGAGCGAGGGCGCGGTGGACGAGCTGCGCAACATCGTGCGCGAGAAGGCGGCCGACCTCTGGTCCGACGAGAAGATCGAGGACCTGATCTACATGGCCATCAAGAAGGACCTGGCCCTGCGCCTGGCCGAGATGGCCGACGACCCGTTCAGCTCGTGGCGGGAGATCGGGCGCGAATCGCTCGAGTTCTCCAAGATGCCCATCGGGGGCGCGACGCTGTCGCTGTCCGACGCGATGGGCACGCGCGTGGCCCTGATCCGCCGCCTGCTCTCCGACCAGCTCGAGTACCTGAACATCGCCAAGAACGTGCTGACGATCCGCGACTTCTCGGAGATCATGTCGCGCGTGATCGGCCCCGAGCAGGGCCTGGGCAAGCTGGGCGGCAAGGCGGCCGGCTTCATCCTGGCCCACGACGCCCTATCGAAGGCGCGCCGCCAGGGCCGCGCCGTGGGCCATTTCAAGACGCCCCACACCTACTACATCCGCTCGGACGTGATCCTCGATTTCCTGAAGGCCAACGGCCTCGGCGACCTGGCGAACATCAAGTACCGCGAGGGCGACGACCTGCGGCGGCAGTACAGCATCCTGCAGCGCCTGTACCGCACCGGGCGCTTCCCCACCTACGTGGTCAAGCGCCTGTCGGGGATCCTCAAGACGCTGGGCGAGGTGCCGCTGGTCGTGCGCTCCAGCAGCCTGCTCGAGGACCGGCTCGGCGCCGCGTTCTGCGGCAAGTACAGCAGCCTCTTTGTCGCGAACCAGGGCTCGCTGCACGACCGCATGCACGAGCTGCTGCGCGCGATCACCCAGGTCTACGCGAGCGTCTTCAACCCCGGCGCCATCCAGTACCGCAAGGAGCGCGGCCTGCTGGACTTCCGCGAGGAGATGGCCTGCATCATCCAGCCGGTGGTCGGCCGACGCATCGGGCGCTACTGGCTGCCCGCCTTCGCCGGGGTGGCCTTCGGCTCCAACGACTACACCTGGTCGCCCCGCCTGCGCCGCGAGGACGGCATGGTGCGCCTGGTGGTCGGGCTGGGCACGCGCGCCGTCGACCGCGTGGGCGAGGACTACCCGAAGCTGTTCAGCCCGGGCCAGCCCAGCCTGCGCACCGTCGTGCACCCCGATGAGATCCTGCGCTACAGCCAGCACTTCGTCGACGTCGTGGACCTCGTGGAGAACAGGTTCGTCACGGTGCCCCTGGACCAGCTGATGCGGGAGGCGGGCAACCGCTTCCCGGCCGCGCCGCAGATCTTCTCGATCCACCGCGACAGCCAGCTGATCCCCGCGATGGGCCTGATGTTCAACGTCGACCCGCGCGACATCGTGGTCACGTTCGACGGGCTCCTCGAACGGACCGGATTCGCGCGGCAGATGAAGGAGATCCTGGACGTGCTCGGCGAGACCTGGGGCGTGCCGGTGGACGTCGAGTTCGCCCACGACGGCGAGCACCTCCACATCCTGCAGTGCCGCCCCCAGAGCCGGGCCGGGCACTACGCGCGCGTCGAGATCCCCGCGGGCGTCCGGCCGCAGGACGAGATCTTTTCGGCCAGCCGATTCGTGCAGATGGGGCAGGTCACCGACCTCGAGTACGTCGTCTACGTGCCCGGCGAAGCCTATGCCGAGATCGAGGACTACGAGAGGCTGCTGTCGGTGGGCGCCGCCGTCGGCCAGCTGAACCGCATCCTGCCGCACCGGAAGTTCGTGCTCATGGGACCCGGGCGCTGGGGGAGCCGCGGCGAC contains:
- a CDS encoding PEP/pyruvate-binding domain-containing protein encodes the protein MTGERVDLTREPNWRELLEFHRSESPVLYEKIIRHFLLVLIEEGLMTLDELEAQVSRVAGDADFLHWSNPNRPAPSLSEGAVDELRNIVREKAADLWSDEKIEDLIYMAIKKDLALRLAEMADDPFSSWREIGRESLEFSKMPIGGATLSLSDAMGTRVALIRRLLSDQLEYLNIAKNVLTIRDFSEIMSRVIGPEQGLGKLGGKAAGFILAHDALSKARRQGRAVGHFKTPHTYYIRSDVILDFLKANGLGDLANIKYREGDDLRRQYSILQRLYRTGRFPTYVVKRLSGILKTLGEVPLVVRSSSLLEDRLGAAFCGKYSSLFVANQGSLHDRMHELLRAITQVYASVFNPGAIQYRKERGLLDFREEMACIIQPVVGRRIGRYWLPAFAGVAFGSNDYTWSPRLRREDGMVRLVVGLGTRAVDRVGEDYPKLFSPGQPSLRTVVHPDEILRYSQHFVDVVDLVENRFVTVPLDQLMREAGNRFPAAPQIFSIHRDSQLIPAMGLMFNVDPRDIVVTFDGLLERTGFARQMKEILDVLGETWGVPVDVEFAHDGEHLHILQCRPQSRAGHYARVEIPAGVRPQDEIFSASRFVQMGQVTDLEYVVYVPGEAYAEIEDYERLLSVGAAVGQLNRILPHRKFVLMGPGRWGSRGDVKLGVRVDYADINHARMLLEVARRKGDYVPDVSFGTHFFQDLLEADIGYLPLYPDDAGVIFNEEFLLGSPNSLADLLPARADLSDVVRVIHVPAVAQGRLLDIIMDADLGRALAFLKSS